From the genome of Catalinimonas alkaloidigena, one region includes:
- a CDS encoding class I mannose-6-phosphate isomerase, which produces MSKLIPVALRETSQHELPVSKATSPATYDIYPTHPLGDGLIFEGYDTLAAALASYHCIRIEGYVGIRFDQVKDRLTAAFTKQGVVPTWVQVERALKPEVCIDALIAPYLGGDDPIFGRVAHALALQDFFEQDQLDSLAADRADGPVIYYGIGASLVPVEGKLVFFEISKNEIQFRSRAGAVRNLGASQADDPKTMYKRFYFVDWIVLNKHKNALKNDIDFLVDGQRTEEITWMRGDAWRESIKRIVTSPIRVRPWFEPGAWGGQWIKNNIEGLEEDVVNYAWSFELIVPENGILLESAGLMLEHSFDFLMFHAGDAILGKDFSTYRYEFPIRFDFLDTFDGGNLSVQCHPHQAYIHQHFGEKITQEETYYILDCKDEAEVYLGFQEGITPAVFKEALETSQREKQELDIKQFIQTFKSHKHDLFLIPPGTIHSSGKDNLVLEISATPYIYTFKMYDWLRLDLEGNPRPLNIERGMENLVFERSGTRVASELIAKPHLVERTPEWELQHLATHPAHLYDVHRFYLKTEVQVRTHNQAHVLSLVEGQKIAVVTKNGTTTFSYAETFIIPAATEVYTLKNLSKDPVLVVKAFSK; this is translated from the coding sequence ATGTCTAAACTCATCCCGGTAGCGCTACGGGAAACTTCACAACACGAGCTACCCGTTTCGAAAGCAACCTCTCCCGCTACGTACGACATATACCCTACGCATCCGCTCGGAGACGGTCTGATTTTCGAGGGCTACGATACACTGGCCGCGGCCCTGGCTTCGTACCACTGCATCCGGATCGAGGGTTACGTGGGCATCCGCTTCGACCAGGTAAAAGATCGCCTGACAGCCGCTTTTACCAAGCAGGGGGTGGTGCCCACCTGGGTTCAGGTAGAAAGGGCGCTGAAGCCGGAAGTGTGCATTGATGCCCTCATCGCGCCCTACCTGGGTGGTGATGATCCGATCTTCGGCAGGGTTGCCCACGCCTTGGCACTGCAGGACTTTTTTGAGCAGGACCAACTAGACTCCCTGGCGGCTGATCGCGCCGACGGACCCGTGATCTATTACGGGATCGGCGCTTCGTTAGTGCCGGTGGAGGGTAAGCTTGTTTTTTTTGAAATCAGCAAAAACGAAATCCAGTTTCGGTCCAGAGCGGGTGCGGTACGGAACCTGGGCGCTTCGCAGGCGGATGATCCCAAAACGATGTACAAGCGTTTTTACTTTGTCGACTGGATCGTCCTGAACAAGCACAAGAACGCGCTCAAAAATGATATAGACTTCCTGGTGGACGGCCAGCGCACCGAAGAAATCACGTGGATGCGAGGCGATGCCTGGCGCGAAAGCATTAAACGTATCGTCACTTCTCCCATCCGAGTACGGCCCTGGTTTGAACCCGGTGCCTGGGGAGGTCAATGGATTAAAAACAACATCGAAGGTCTGGAAGAGGACGTAGTGAACTATGCCTGGTCTTTTGAACTGATTGTGCCGGAGAACGGCATCCTTCTGGAAAGCGCAGGGCTGATGCTGGAGCATTCGTTTGATTTCCTCATGTTTCATGCAGGTGATGCGATATTAGGGAAGGATTTTAGCACGTACCGGTATGAATTTCCGATTCGGTTTGATTTCCTAGACACCTTCGATGGGGGGAACCTTTCGGTGCAATGCCATCCACACCAGGCGTACATCCACCAGCACTTCGGGGAAAAGATTACCCAGGAAGAAACGTATTACATTCTTGACTGCAAGGACGAAGCTGAGGTATATCTTGGGTTTCAGGAAGGCATTACGCCGGCTGTGTTCAAAGAGGCATTGGAAACCAGCCAGCGGGAAAAACAGGAACTCGACATCAAGCAGTTTATCCAGACGTTTAAGTCACACAAGCACGATTTGTTTCTGATTCCCCCCGGGACGATCCACAGTTCCGGGAAAGACAACCTGGTCTTGGAGATAAGTGCTACGCCTTACATCTACACCTTCAAAATGTACGACTGGTTACGGCTCGACCTGGAGGGCAATCCCCGACCGCTCAACATTGAAAGGGGCATGGAGAATCTGGTCTTTGAGCGATCGGGCACCCGTGTGGCGTCGGAGCTAATCGCCAAGCCCCACCTTGTCGAACGTACTCCGGAGTGGGAATTGCAACATCTGGCTACGCATCCGGCACATCTGTATGACGTGCATCGGTTTTATCTGAAAACAGAAGTACAGGTACGCACCCACAACCAAGCACACGTCCTGAGCCTGGTGGAAGGCCAGAAAATCGCCGTAGTGACTAAGAATGGTACTACCACCTTTTCGTATGCAGAAACCTTTATCATTCCAGCGGCTACGGAAGTGTATACTCTTAAAAACTTATCCAAGGATCCTGTTCTTGTCGTCAAGGCATTTAGTAAGTAA